Genomic DNA from Desulfuromonas versatilis:
CCGTTGGGCGGTACCGGCCAGCAGGTGGGCTGCGCCGATGCTGCGCATATCGAAGACCCGCTCGTCCATCGGCGCGCCGTAGGTATGAACCTGTCCCGCCGCCAGCCCCGGCTCGGCCGCCCAACAGCCGAGGGCATGAAACACCACCAGCGCACCCGCCATCGCCCCCATCCATGACACGAAACCCCTCATCGCCATATCCTCCTTGATAAAGGCTTGCCGCCGACCCGTAGCAAGGGTAGGCAAGTTCAAAACTACCACAGCAAAACCGGCTGGCAACGGACCACGGCTGCAACTTTAGCATGAGTTTTTTCGCGGCTTTACAGCAAGATATCGATATCACTAAGTGTTTTTCACAAAAAAAATCTCATCCTCTCGGGACAGCTCCTCGCCGTGCGCCAGGCATCGATGCCTGCCCACCGGCGGTTGCAATTGGCTCCGGCATCTGCTAGAAAAAAAGACTCACATTAATCCAAGGAGTTATCATCCCGATGGAGACGCTCGAAACCCTTTGGCAGCAGACCGTGCTGGGCATCAGCGCAGGCCGCTACGCCGCCGCCTTCGCCGTGCTGTTGCTGGCCCTGGTGGCCAAGAAGTTTCTCGCCCACCTGTTCACCCGGCTGCTGAAGCCCCTGGCCCAACGCACCGAAACCCGTTACGACGACGAGCTTATCGCCGGCATCCAGAAACCCGCCGAGCTGCTGGTGGTGATCGGCGGGCTGTTTGTCGGCGTGCAGATCCTGCAGCTGCCCCTGGAGCCGGTCAACGTTCGCCTGTTCGCCTACAACCTGCTCAAGGTGCTGGTGACTTTCGCCGTGGCCTGGACCCTGTTCAACCTGGTGGCCCTGGTCGACACCTTCTTCGGCCGCTGGGTCCACCGCACCGAATCGACCCTCGACGACCATCTGCTCCCTTTTATCCGCAAGAGCCTGCGGGTGTTCATCGTCTTCATCGCCGTTCTCATGGTGATCCAGAACCTCGGCTACTCCATCTCCGGCCTGCTCGCCTCCCTGGGGATCGGCGGCCTGGCCGTGGCGCTGGCGGCCAAAGACACCCTCTCCAACATCTTCGGCTCGCTGATGATCATCCTCGACCGTCCCTTTCACCTGGGCGACTGGGTCAAAGCCGGCGAGCTCGAGGGGGTGGTGGAGGAGGTCGGCTTCCGCTCCACCAAGATCCGCACTTTTGCCAAAACCCTGATCACCGTCCCCAACAACAAGATCGCCGACATGGCCATCGACAACTTCAGCCGCATGCCCAAGCGCCGCATCAAGCTCAGCGTCGGGGTGACCTATGAAACCACCCCGGCCCAGATGCGTCGCGCGGTAGAGGAAATCCGCGCCATGCTCAAGAGCCACCCGGCCATCCACCAGGAGTTCATGCTGGTGCACTTCACCGATTTCGGCGCCAGTTCGCTGGACATCCTGGTCTACTGCTTCACCGGCACCACGGTGTGGGGGGAATACCTCGAGGCGCGCGAGGACGTCTGCCTGAAAATCATGGACATCCTCGAGGGGCTGGGGATGGAGATCGCCTTCCCCAGCCGCAGCCTCTACCTGCGGGGCCCGGGGCAGGACGCACTGCCGGCCGGGGCGGAGGAGATGGCGTGAAATGCAAAAAGCGAGGCGGCGAGCCTCGCTTTTTTTTTTGTTATTGACAGGTTCAGAGACTACTCCCCCTTCACCTCCACGGTGATCTGCCGGCGCGGGGCGGAGCTGGTTTTGGGCAGCACCACCTTGAGCACCCCCTGCTCGCAGCTGGCCCGGGTCTTGTCCTCGTCCACCGTGGCGGGCAGGGAAAAACTGCGCCGGAAGGGACCGTAGCTGCGCTCGATGCGGTGATAGTTCTGCTTTCTCTCCTCACGTTCGAGCTTGCGTTCGCCCTGGATGATCAGGGTGTGATCCTGGATCTGCACGTCGATGTCCTCCTGGCGCACTTCAGGCAGCTCCATGGTGACCACCACCTCAAGCTCGTCCTCGTAGATATCCACCGGCGGCTGCCAGAGGGCCGAATCGAGAGGCTCTCCGAAGGCCCGGTCGCGGCTGAGATCGAAAAGGCGGCTCATCTGCTCCTGCATCGCCCGCAGTTCGCGCAGCGGGTCCCATTTCATAATCGCCATGGCTCTTGCTCCAGCAAAAAAATTCCCAACAAAGGCTTGGTGAGGAGGTCCTCCTGATTGTTGCACACCTACCGGGTTTGATCGGCACCCTGATTCTGCCATTTCTTCAAGCGGTGTTCAACCCTGCGTCCCCTTCTTTTGACAGCCTGCCCCACCACCCGTGGGCAAAAAAGGGCAAAGAACAATGGCGACTCGAACGTACCGCACCCGAAGCCCGACCCGAGACCCTAATCATTCGGGATATTTCAAAAATGCCATCGATTCCCCGCCAGGGACATGTGTAAATTAG
This window encodes:
- a CDS encoding mechanosensitive ion channel family protein, with the translated sequence METLETLWQQTVLGISAGRYAAAFAVLLLALVAKKFLAHLFTRLLKPLAQRTETRYDDELIAGIQKPAELLVVIGGLFVGVQILQLPLEPVNVRLFAYNLLKVLVTFAVAWTLFNLVALVDTFFGRWVHRTESTLDDHLLPFIRKSLRVFIVFIAVLMVIQNLGYSISGLLASLGIGGLAVALAAKDTLSNIFGSLMIILDRPFHLGDWVKAGELEGVVEEVGFRSTKIRTFAKTLITVPNNKIADMAIDNFSRMPKRRIKLSVGVTYETTPAQMRRAVEEIRAMLKSHPAIHQEFMLVHFTDFGASSLDILVYCFTGTTVWGEYLEAREDVCLKIMDILEGLGMEIAFPSRSLYLRGPGQDALPAGAEEMA
- a CDS encoding Hsp20/alpha crystallin family protein is translated as MAIMKWDPLRELRAMQEQMSRLFDLSRDRAFGEPLDSALWQPPVDIYEDELEVVVTMELPEVRQEDIDVQIQDHTLIIQGERKLEREERKQNYHRIERSYGPFRRSFSLPATVDEDKTRASCEQGVLKVVLPKTSSAPRRQITVEVKGE